From one Suricata suricatta isolate VVHF042 chromosome 8, meerkat_22Aug2017_6uvM2_HiC, whole genome shotgun sequence genomic stretch:
- the LOC115299288 gene encoding centrosomal protein of 104 kDa-like, which yields MQMPIGSPREELKNVLRASIFLVRRAIRDLVTPVFQASLKLLKMVITQYIPKHKLGKPETAHCVERTVPVLLTRTGDSSARLRTTASNFIQEMALFKEVRSLQIIPPYLVQPLKANSSAHLAMSQMDLLARLLKDLGTENTGFTVDNVMKVSARPARAAWSVVGVRSVFVEWMLE from the exons ATGCAGATGCCCATCGGGTCGCCTAGGGAGGAGCTGAAGAACGTGCTGCGAGCGTCCATCTTCCTCGTGAGGAGAGCCATCAGAGACCTCGTGACCCCC GTCTTTCAGGCTTCTCTGAAGCTGTTGAAGATGGTAATTACGCAATATATTCCTAAACACAAGCTGGGCAAGCCCGAAACCGCTCACTGCGTGGAGAGAACTGTGCCCGTGCTGCTCACCAGGACCGGAGACTCCTCCGCTCGCCTCCGCACCACAGCGTCCAACTTCATTCAG GAAATGGCCTTGTTTAAGGAAGTCAGGTCTCTGCAGATCATCCCCCCTTACTTGGTACAGCCATTAAAAGCCAACTCGTCGGCTCATCTGGCAATGAGTCAGATGGACCTCCTGGCCCGGCTCCTGAAAGACCTGGGCACCGAGAACACGGGCTTCACCGTCGATAACGTGATGAAGGTAAGTGCACGCCCGGCCCGTGCTGCCTGGAGTGTGGTGGGTGTCCGGTCAGTGTTTGTGGAATGGATGCTTGAATGA